GCTGCTGTCACCACTGCATCTTTACCTGCTAATCGTGTTCAACCCCGACAGGTTACTTTAGTTGGTGGACACGGTATGATGGGACGCTTCTTTAGGGAAAAGTTATCAGCCGCAGGTCATCAAGTCTGTATTCTTGAACAAAGTGACTGGGATCATGCTGAATCTCTATTAGCAGGAGCAGATTTAGTTTTAATTTGTGTTCCGATTGAATACACAATAGAGGTAATTCAGAAATTAGCTAGCTACCTTGATCCTAATACTGCTTTGGCTGATATTGCTAGTATTAAAACTCCTATTTTACAAGCCATGCTAGAACATCACAAAGGGCCCGTTATGGGTTTGCATCCGATGTTTGGGCAAGGTATCCAATCGTTCTTGTCTCAAAAAGTTGTGGTCTGTCCTGGTCGTGAAGACTTTGCTTTTCAGTGGCTGCTGGATTTAATTGAAAATGAAGGTGGCAAACTAATTGTGTCTACCCCAGAAGAACATGACCAGATGATGATGGCTGTTCAAGCAATTCGGAATTTTAAGACCTTTAGCTTTGGTGTTTTCTTAAAAGAAGAAGAGATTAATATCCGTCGTAGTTTAGATTTTTCTAGCCCAATTTTCCGTTTGGAAATTGGAATAGTAAGTCGTTTACTGACTCAATCTGCACCTTTGATTGTAGACATTATGCTAGCTACTCCAGAGCGCCGTGAAGCCATTGGCAGATTAGCAAAAACTTATGAGCGGTTGGCGCAATTAATTATACAAAACGATCGCAATGCCTTAATTTCGGAGTTCAAAGCCAGCCATAGTTTTTTAGGAGACGAGTTGAACGGTGCTTTAGAGGAAAGTACTCATGTGATTAATGCTCTGAGTATTTTTCAAGCAGCTAGGGAGGCTGAGCGGAAACATCATAGTTTCAGCGGGAATGCTAGAGAAGCTCAGTTGACTTATCATTGAGGGTGCAGGGGTGAAGGGGTGCAGGGGTGAAGGGGTGCAGGGGTGCAGGGGTGCAGGGGAGAGTGAGGTACGACTTTTGAATGCAACTTATATAGAGTATTAAAATACACAATTATCTGCTATATTCCCCTAATCAGCAATAGGGGAAAATTTTGATGGTCAGCAGATGGAAAAATCTCAAGCTAGTTGCAAGTTGCTTTTGTGCGATCGCTCTGACACAGTTTTTTGCCAGCAAGACTCCTGTACGCGCGGCTGATACAGTTGTGGTGCGTGTGGGTCTGTTTGCAGAATCCATTTCTGTTGCTGATTTGCAAAAGGCTGCGGACACTGGAAAATTTCCTACAGCTTTGGAGTTTTACACTAACAGATTATCTCAAGAACAACGCCGCTTACTCGTGGAAGCTTTGAGAACAAAAGTACCTGTAAATGTTGTCTTGATGAATCGGTTACTCAATACCCAAATTGGCAGTACGATTCTGAAGGACATTTCCACGGCCTTAGTCAGAAAAGATCAAGCTGGAGTACAAGCACTCAGAGGAGCATTAGTAGTAGGCTCTACACCACAGGATGGTCTTTCTATACTGAGTTTTATTGCGGCTTATCCTAGCAAACGCCTAGAAATTAATTTACCACGGGCGTTCGCGGTGGCGGGCAATTTGAACACGGGTTTTTGGCGGACTCAGCAGTTTATGCTAGCGATCGCGCCCCAAATCGACCCTTACAAACCGCAGATTTCTTTACCTTTTGACCCCTCACAACCAGGAACGGCTCAAGTACAAGTATTGAAGTTGAATTTCAATGACCAAAAGCGCGATCGCCAGATTCCTGTTGATATTTACTGGTCAACGGCTGCAACTGCTGAAAAACCTGTAATTATATATACTCATGGTATGGGGGCAGTCCGCACTGACTTGCAGTATCTAGCAGAACATCTAGCATCTCACGGGTATATATTTGTAGCTTTAGAGCATCCAGGCAGTAATTCTACGTATGTCAACTCAGCATTACAAGGTAAAACAAGGTTATTGCAGCCCCAAGAGTTTTTAGACCGCCCGAAAGATATTAGTTTTGTCTTGGATGAATTAGAAAAACTTAATCAAACAGCTAACAACCCATTGCAAGGAAAGCTTGCAACCAATAATGTGATGGTGATTGGCTATTCTTTTGGCGGTGGTACAGCCTTGACAATTGCGGGAGGCGAGTTACAAATACAAGATATCAAAAAACGCTGTCAGGGTAACTTGACTGTTTTCAGTGCTGGGGAAACTCTCCAATGTATTGCTCAAGAACTACCGGAAAATAGCTATCAATTGCGAGATGCGAGAATAAAACAGGCGATCGCTTTCAATCCGACAGCTTCTATAATGTTTGGCGAAACTGGTTTAACGAAGGTGCAAGTACCCACTTTAGTGTTGGCAGGTTCCGCAGATAAAACTACACCAGCTTTAAGTGAACAGATTATACCATTTACCAAAATACCAACGTCAAAATGGCTAGTTGGCATACTTGGGGGTACGCATTTGAGTATCAGAGACTCTAAGGCTAATTTAGATCAAATAGGACAACCCAACACACCTTTTAGTGGTGGTGAAGTTGTGGGTGAACAAGCTGCGGACATTCGCAAATTCGTAAAAGCTATCACTTTAGCAATGGCAGCACAGCTCACAAAAGATGCTGATCAATATGCTATTTTTCTGACTCCAGATTATGCTCAATTAGCTTCGACTGCTGCCTTTCCGTTTCGCATAGTTAGGGAAATTCCTCCTGATGTTTTACCAGTTATGAACGAAGTTACTAAGAACTAGTTAGTAAAGTAGGGGAGATGGGGGGATGAGGGGGAATAATCAATCCCTAATACTTCGGCTTCGCTCAGTACAAGTGCCCCATCCCCAATGCCCAATTTTAATTTAACTGTTCTTGCATCCGCTGTTCTAGCAGTTCTAACAAGTCATTCACATCCTTACCAACTTGCTGAAAACAATCTGGTGGTGTTGGTTGTGGTGCAAACTGAATTAACTTAATTTCACCCTTACCAATACCAATCATCACAACTTCTACTTCCGGTTTATGATTTTCAACAATTCCTAAAATTTCTTGAAGCCTGTTTTCTACTTGATCATTGAGCTTTTCTATAGCTTCTTTGGGACAATAGACAAAATGTGGTGTTGGTTGCAAATCAATGCCGATAGTACCCTGGCTATCACCATTTTCTAACCATAAACCCCAAAATAATGCCGCCAATTCTTGCTGATTTTCTTTAGCAAATTTATCCAACTGGCGACGCCATTTGTTATCTGCTGATTCCGGCTGGGTACTACCAAACATCATAAGCAATTAAAAATTAAAAATTTATTTAACTTCATGCAAAGACGCAAAATATCTCTTTGCGACTTTGCGACTTTGCGTGAGATTTATCTTAAACCACTTTGAACACGCCAGAGACTGGCATAAATTCCATTTTGCTCTAGTAATTGTTCATGGGTTCCTGATTCTACTAATTGTCCGTGTTCCATGACATAAATGCAATCAGCATTGCGGATGGTGGAAAGGCGATGCGCGATCGCGATTGTTGTTCTATCAACTATAATCCGTTCGAGCGATCGCTGAATGGCTGCTTCTGTTTCATTATCCACTGCTGAGGTGGCTTCGTCTAAAATCAGTATGGGTGGATTTTTCAAAACTGCACGCGCGATCGCAATTCTTTGTCTTTGTCCACCAGATAACTTTTGTCCTCTTTCTCCGACAATTGTCTCATAACCTTGGGGCAGGCGTTGAATAAATTCATGTGCTTCAGCTACTTTCGCCGCCATGATGATTTCTTCATCTTTAGCATCAAATGTGCCATAAGCAATATTTTCTGCTACGGTGCCATGAAATAAAAATACATCTTGACTGACTAAACCAATGCATCGACGTAAATCGCGCAGTTGCAAATCTTGTATATCAATACCATCTAAGGTGATTGTGCCAGTTTTGATTTCATACAACCGCAACAAAAGTTTGACTAAAGTACTTTTACCAGAACCAGTAGAACCCACAATTGCGATCGTTTTCCCGGCGGGAATATCTAAAGACAGATTTTTCAGCACTGAGAATCTATCTTTATAAGCAAAAGTCACATTCTTAAATTCTACTTGCCCGCGTACTTGTTCCACTGGTAAAGCTATATTACCTGGATGAATAGCGATCGGTGTATCCAACAAATCCATGACACGATTAGTAGAAGCCATCGCCCGTTGATATTGGTCAAAGGTATCCCCTAATCTGGTTAAAGGCCACAGTAAGCGCTGAATTAAAAACACCAACACACTGTAAGTGCCTACAGACATTTTGCCAGCAACCGCTGCCATGCCGCCATAAAGCAGTAATGCGGTAAAACCCACCAAAATCAGCATCCGAATTAAGGGTACGAATGCAGCAGAAAGTTTAATTGCTTCAGCGTTACTTCGCCTGTAAGCTTCGCTGTCTTCTGTTAAACGTGAAGTTTCATAATTTTCTGCGGTAAAACTTTTAATAGTAGTAATACCGCTCAAATTATTTACCAGCCGTGCATTCAAGTATCCTACCTTTTCCCGGACTTTGGCGTAGCGAGGTGCCAACAGATGTTGAAAAGCAAAAGAACCCCAGAGGATAAATGGCATCGGCGACATCGCCATCCACGCTACACTAGGAGCCAAAACAAAGAAAGCACCACCTATAATGATTACTGTTGTGACAACTTGGATGATGTCATTGGCTCCCACATCTAGAAAACGCTCTAGTTGGTTGATATCATCGCTGAGGATGGACATCAACCCGCCTGTGCTGCGTTCTTCAAAATAAGCTAATTCCAAATCTTGCAAATGGTTGTATGCATCCAGACGGAGGTTGTGCTGAATGTTTTGTGCTAAATTGCGCCAAATTTGAGCGTATGCGTACTCAAAAACCGATTCTAGTATCCAAATGATGATAGTAAGCAGGGAAATAATTAAAAATTGCCCAAAGACATCGCGTATACCCAACTGAGCAATGATAGAATCCTGCTGTTTTACCACGACATCCACCGCAATGCCAATTAATGCGGGTGGTGCTAAATCAAAGAGTTTATTTAGGATGGAGCAAGCGATCGCCAGCCAAATTTGTTTACGATACTGATGTCCATACTCAAGCAAGCGCTGGAGGGGATGCGCCGAATGTTTACGCCTTCTTGATAAACGATGAGATTTTAATACTGTAGCCACAGCCTTTTGCAGTTGCGTGCAATTGATATTACCACGAGAACAGGAAACACCGCACTCTTGTAACCTTGAGTTTACCGCAGTTAGGCGGACGACATGCCAACATATTAAGGAGAGACAAAATTGAAAAATCAGCAATTGGTAAATTGGCAAACCACTGTTTTGGGAATTGTGTTGGCAGTAATTGTGCTTTTGAGTCTAAATTCTTTTATTGTTATCAACCCAGGACAAGCAGGAGTGATCAGTATTTTAGGCAAAGCTAGAAATGGTGCTTTTCTGGAGGGTTTTCACTTGAAGCCTCCTTTCATTTCAGTGATAGATGTGTATGATTTGACAGTACAAAAATTTGAAGTTCCAGCAGAAAGTTCTACAAAAGATTTGCAAAATTTATCAGCGAGATTTGCTATTAATTTCCGCCTCGACCCCATAAAAGTTGTGGAAGTCAGAAGAAAACAAGGAACTTTAGAAAATATTGTCTCCAAAATTATTGCCCCCCAAACCCAAGAAGCATTCAAAATAGCAGCTGCTAGAAGAACAGTTGAAGAAGCAATTACTAAACGCAGTGAATTAAAAGAAGACTTTGATAATGCATTAGGCGATCGCTTAGACAAATATGGGATAATTGTGTTAGATACTAGCGTAGTTGACTTAACTTTTTCGCCAGAGTTTGCTAGAGCAGTAGAAGAAAAACAAATCGCTGAACAACGGGCGCAAAGAGCCGTTTATGTAGCACGAGAAGCTGAACAAGAAGCACAAGCAGAAATTAATCGTGCTAAGGGTAAAGCAGAAGCTCAAAGACTCTTAGCCGAAACTCTTAAAGCCCAAGGTGGGCAGTTAGTTCTGCAAAAAGAAGCAATTGAAGCTTGGAAGATTGGCGGCGCACAAATGCCGAAAGTTCTTGTCATGGGTAGTGAAGCAAAAGGCAGTGTACCCTTTATTTTCAACCTAGGAAATATCGAAAACCAACCATGATTTAAGTAAATTATATCAAGTATAGTGGGCTGTATCTATCTCAAACAAAAAAGTCAAACTCAAGAAAGGAAATAATAAACCAAATTTATGTCAACTCCCAATCATCCCAACCTCACAACCGCAGAAGCAAAAAAAATTCTGAATAAATTTAATTGTTTGGATATTGCTCCTATCCTCAAGTCATCAGAAAAAGCTTTAACCCGTCGTGCCTTAATTTTGATCACTAGCCTTTCTGATTACCAAATATTAGGAATTTGTGCTGATACAGCCGAGGAAGGCATACTAGCCATGAAGACATATTCCCATGCTTTTGGTTATGAAGCCCCAAGCAATTTACCTACAGTTGAAGGGCCAGTTTATATCAAATTAAACGGCAAAAATGGTTTATGTTATCTCGATTCCTATTCAGGACATCATCGTGGCGTATTAGTATCTTGCCAGTCTTACGATGAAGGAGGAATCAACGAACTTTATGGGCATTTACCCCTCGACTTATTTGTCTAGAATTTGGCAGTGGATGTAGGTAAGGTAATACCATTTTGGATTTTGGATTTTGGATTTTAGATTGTGAATTGCCGTAGTACCTGAGGATTTTTTCAAATAATCTGTCACAATCATTTGCCAATGAGTATAAATACCTTACCTACTCACTATTGACTATTGACTATTGACCAATGACCAATGACTAAAAATTATGAGTATTATTACACTACAGTCAGTCAAAAAAGACTTTGGTATTAAGGAAATTTTAAAAGATGCTAGCTTTAGCCTTGATGCCACTGATAAAGTTGGTTTAATTGGTACAAATGGTTCTGGTAAATCAACCTTGTTAAAAATGATTGCAGGGCTGGAATCAATTGATAGTGGGCAAATTCTCTTCAACTCTGGTGCTAAAATAATTTACTTGCCACAGCAGCCAGAATTAGACGAAAATCGCACAGTTTTAGAGCAAATTTTTGCTGACAGTGGCGACCATATGACTTTGGTTCGTGAGTATGAAGAACTGTCAGATAAACTGGCTCATTACCCAGATGATAATCAGCTGATGTCACGACTTTCTGTGGTTATGCAACGTATGGATGTAACTGGCGCTTGGGAATTGGAAACCAATGCCAAAATCATCCTTACCAAGTTAGGAATTTCTGATTTTAATGCAATTATCGGTACTTTATCAGGAGGCTATCGTAAGCGTATTGCTCTAGCAACAGCTTTGTTATCAGAACCAGATGTTTTATTAATGGATGAGCCAACAAACCATCTTGATGCTCTTTCTGTGGAATGGTTACAAAGTTATTTGAATCGCTATCGTGGCGCACTTTTACTTATAACTCACGACCGCTACTTTTTAGATCAAGTTACCAATCGCATTATTGAAATTGACCGTGGCGACATTTTTACTTACACAGGTAATTATTCATATTATCTGGAAAAGAAAGCTTTAGCAGAAGAATCTGCCATTAGCAGTCAACGCAAACATCAAGGTGTATTGCGGCGTGAATTGGAATGGTTAAAACGGGGGCCAAAAGCTAGGAGTACAAAGCAGAAAGCTAGAATTGACCGCATTCACGCCATGCGAGAAACTGAGTTTAAACAAGCTCAGGGTAAAGTTGACATCTCTACAGTTGGTCGCCGTATTGGTAAAAAAGTTATTGAACTGAATAATATTTCCAAAGCCTACAACGGACGCACCCTCATTAATAATTTTACCTACGAATTTAGCCCAGAAGACCGCATTGGCATTATTGGTGGTAACGGTACAGGCAAATCGACTTTAATGGATATCATTACCCGGCGTGTTCAACCAGATTCCGGTAATGTGGAAATTGGCGCTACCATTCACATCGGTTATTTTGACCAACATTCTGAAGAATTACTTACAGCCTTAGATGAAAATCAGCGTGTAATTGACTATATCAAAGAAGAAGGAGAATTTGTCAAAATTGCTGACGGTACTAAAATTACCGCTTCCCAAATGTTAGAGCGGTTTTTATTTCCTGGCAATCAACAATATGCACCAATTCATAAACTTTCTGGAGGGGAAAAACGACGTTTATTTTTATTGCGTATTTTGATTAGTGCGCCTAATGTTTTGATTTTAGATGAACCGACAAATGATTTAGATGTACAGACATTAGCAGTACTAGAAGATTATTTAGAAGATTTTTCTGGTTGTGTAATTGCAGTTTCCCATGACCGCTACTTTCTTGACCGGACTGTAGATTCAATTTTTGCCTTAGAAGAAGGTGGAAATTTGCGGCAATATCCAGGTAATTACTCAGTTTATCTAGACTACAAAAAAGCAGAAGAAGAACAGCAGCAAGCTGCTAATAATAAAGAGAAGGCAAAAAATACAGCAGAACAAAAAGCTGCACCTCCGACCCAAGATGCAGAAAATAAAAAGCGGCGTCGGCTATCCAATTGGGAAAAGCGGGAATTTGAGCAGTTGGAAGGTAAAATTGCCCAATTAGAAGAAGAGAAAGCACAAGCTGAAAAAGCGATAACAAATGTCTCTCCTGGAAATTATACCCAGGTGCAAAAACTCTACGAACAAGTGGAAGCACTCAAGCAAGCAATTGATGTCGCAACTGAACGCTGGTTAGAATTAGCTGAAATGGAGTCATAAAAGGAATTGGGGATTGGGGATGGGTTATAATTCGTAAAAATTAATGTTTTCTCACTACCCAGTACCCAGTCCCAAAGCGGCGTTCCTCTTAATCTTGGTGCGTTGCGCTTCGCTATAACGCACCCTAAAAATTTAAGATTTATTCAAAATAGCGACATTGATAAAATGATAAATACTTCTACTGAAAATCTCCGCTACACAGCTATTCAATTTTTAGAACAAAATCCCGCTAAACGTCTGCAAATTCTGCAATCATTGGGAATGGGTCGTTATGATTTTTTAACTAAAATGCGTCTTAATGAGGCAAATATAACTTGTATAATGCGGTTTTTCAAAAATCCAAGTCAGCTAAAGTTTCCGAATTTGGTCGGGGCAGATTTATCTGGTTTAATTTTAGATGAAGTAAATTTTATTAGAGGAAATTTATCTGATGCAAACCTGGAAGGAACTAGTTTAGTTAATGCAGACTTGCTATTTGGCAATTTTACAAGAGTCAATTTAATAAATGCTGATTTAAGAGGTGCAACTCTCAATGAAACTATTTGGTTCGATGCTTTAGTAGATCAATGCCAATTTAGCGTAAATTCTGGATTAACCACGCTACAGTGTCAAGACTTACAACTGCGTGGTGCTAAATTTAATTCTTCAGAAGTTGATTATTATAATACATAAAATTATATAATTTTTTAATATTATTCACCTGGTTAATTTAATGCATAATTCGATTAAACTGCCTCAAAAACTAATGTTGCTAGGTTCAGGAGAACTAGGCAAAGAATTTGTAATTGCTGCTCAAAGACTCGGTAATTATGTGATTGCTGTTGACCGCTATGCCAATGCGCCAGCGATGCAAGTCGCTGACTGTTATGAAGTTATTTCTATGCTCAATGCTGATGATTTAGAATTTGTAGTTACGAAGCATAAACCTGATTTTATCATACCAGAAATAGAAGCAATACGAACAGAAAAATTGTTGGAATTTGAACAGCGAGGAATTACTGTAATTCCAACTGCGGCTGCAACTAACTACACAATGAATCGGGACAGAATTAGGGAACTAGCGCATCAAGAATTAGGGATTAGAACTGCTAAATATGGTTATGCAGTAACTTTAGAGGAATTAATTGCTATTTCTGATGAAATTGGATTTCCCAATGTTGTGAAACCCGTGATGTCATCTTCTGGCAAAGGGCAGTCTGTAGTGTCAAATAAGAGTGAAGTTGAGAAAGCTTGGAATTATGCGATCGCTAACTCTAGAGGTGACAGCCAAAAAGTTATAGTTGAAGAATTTATTAACTTTGAAATCGAGATAACTTTACTTACAATTAAACAGTGGAACGCACCGACAATTTTCTGTTCTCCCATCGGTCATCGCCAAGAAAGAGGAGATTACCAAGAGTCTTGGCAACCAGCAGCCATTGCTGAAGACAAGATATTGCAATCTCAAGAAATAGCGAAAAAAGTTACCGATGCTTTAGGAGGAGCCGGAATTTTTGGAGTAGAGTTTTTCATCACTAAAGATGAGGTGATTTTTTCCGAACTTTCCCCCAGACCTCATGATACAGGAATGGTGACATTGATATCGCAAAATCTCAATGAATTTGAATTACATTTGAGAGCAATTTTAGGTTTACCCATTCCCCATATAGAACAGTTGGGGCCCTCAGCCAGCGCTGTCATTTTAGCTTCAGAAAAATCAGATGCTGTTGCATTTACAGGTGTAGCCGAGGCTTTATCAGAAAAAGATGTAGACATTAGATTATTTGGTAAACCCAGCGCCCATCCTTATCGACGCATGGGAGTAGCTTTAGCAAAGGGCGCTGATGTTCAACAAGCACGAGAAAAGGCTATAAAAGCAGCGAGTAAAATTAAAATTAGTCAATAGTCAATGGTCAATGGTCAGTGGTCAGTGGTCAGTGGTCAGTTGTCAGTTGTCAGTTGTCAGTTGTCAGTTGTCAGTTGTCAGTGGTTATTTCGCCATCTCCCTCATCTCCCTCATCTCCCTCATCTCCCTCATCTCCCTCATCTCCCTCATCTCCCTCATCTCCCTCATCTCCCTCATCTCCCTCATCTCCCTCATCTCCCTCATCTCCCTCATCTCCCTCATCTCCCTCATCTCCCTCATCTCCCTCATCTCCCTCATCTCCCTCTCCCTCATCTCCCTCATCTCCCTCATCTCCCCCACCTCCCCCGAAGTCCCAAATCAACGGCAATGCGATGGGCGCAGGCAAAGCCGGAAAATGCCACCGCATTCAACCCCTGCCCCGGAAAGGTACTATCTCCCACACAATAAAGTCCGGGTATAGCTGTGCGATTAAACGGCATTTTCAATAAACCTGGCAATTTACGCCGGGGAATTGGGCCGTAAGTACCATCCTCTCGCCCTAAAAAGCGGCGATGGGTGCGGGGTGTCCCCACTTCCAAATAATCCAAGCCAGCATCTAAACTGGGGAAAATCTTCTCTAGTCTGTCAATAATTCGCCAAGCTACCTCTTCTTTCTTCGCTTCGTACTCATCGGCAGATAACCCCTGCCAATCATCAATGGAGTGAGGTGTAAAGGCATGAATGATGTGATGCCCTACAGGCGCTAAATCTGGGTCAAGCAACGTGGGAATGGAAACAAAGATTGTGCCAGTCGGTGCTGCCATTTTCTGCCAATCTTCCAGAATTATATGATGGCACTCTGTTCCACTAGGTAAAACTGACTCTTTCACCCCCATGTGCAGACTCAAAAAACTAGGTGACTTTTGATAGGCTTGTTGCCATTTCCTCTCATTAATTGGTATTTTCTCTACAGGCAGCAATTTTTCAAAGGTATCCCAACGTGTAGCATTAGAAACTATCCGTTTACCTCGATATATTTGACCATTGGCGAGTTGCACACCCACAGCCCGTCGCCGTTCCACAATAATTTTCGTTACCCTAGCTTGGTAGTGAATCTTACCTCCTGCCTTTTCTAACCCCTCTACCAATTTTTGGGCAATTTGTCCTACCCCGCCTTTGGGGTAATTAACACCGCCATAATGCCTGTCAGAAAAGACCATACCCCCATTAATCATCGGTGTCATGTCCGCTGGAACCACCGACCAGCAATAACACTCCATATCGATAAATTTCAATAACTCGGGGTCTTTGATGTAGCGCCGTGCCACATCCCCAACATTTTGGGGCAAATATTTGAGTAAACCCAGACACGCCAAAGGATGCTGGAAAAACATCCGCATTAAATACCGAGGTTCTTCTAGCGACAACAAATCCATGCTGTTGAGGCAATTGAACACTTTGAAGCATTCGTCATAAAAACGACGAATTCCTTGTTCTTCATGGCGAAAATAAGCAATAAGATTTTGCAAAAATTTATCATAAATCCGGTCTACTTTGATGTCTAATCCGTTAGGCAGATGATAGTGAATCTGCACTGGATCAACAATTGTTTGTTGACTGGCATTCACAGCTTCTAGGGCGCGGGTGAGTAAGTTAGTAGTGCCTTTCTGTCCTAAGCCAAAAATCATTGATGCCCCAACATCAAATCGATAGCCTTGGCGTTCAAAATAGCCAGCACTACCACCAGGAATTAAATAACGTTCCAGTACCAGCACTTTGGCTTTCTTGGCTGCTAGTTGGGTTGCTGTCACCAAGCCGCCAATACCAGAACCAATCACAATCACGTCAATATCTTGCATTTTTGTCAGTTGTTAGTGGTGAGTCAGTGTGGTCTTGGGGGTTTCCCCCATGAACAACTGACGAACCCGTAAGGGTTAGTAGTTAGTGGCTATATAAAAAATTACAACTGACGACTGACAACTGACAACTGACTAATCACAAAAAAGAGGGACAAGCCTGCTACCGCTGGCTAATCCCGTCTGCCGATCCTTAAAGAGAGGAGAACACTGACTAATAATATAACTTTGATTGAGAATATCTGTCAACTGTTAATGCAAAAGTTTTTCAATAAAAAATGGTTGTAAATTTTAGCTGTCAGCTGTAGGCGCTAAAGAGTATTATGATGTTTCAGTTCTAGTACAATCAAAAGTGCTTATTTCTGGCTATGACGGCACAACTGCGTATTTACGTTCCACCCCATCCCCTGATCAAACACTGGCTAGCAGTTGCCCGTGATGCTGCCACACCTTCAGTATTATTTCGTAGTGCCATAACTGAGTTGGGGCGATGGCTAACTTACGAGGCTGCGCGGGATTGGTTGCCGACTTTCGAGGCAACAGTCCAAAGTCCCTTGGATTCCTGTCCAGCAACTTTGATTAATCCAGAGATACCTGTGGCGGTTGTACCGATTTTGCGAGCCGGGCTAGGATTACTAGAGGGGGCGCAAACCTTGCTACCCTTGGCTTCGATTTACCATCTTGGTTTGGTGCGAAATGAAGAAACCTTGGAAGCTTCATGTTACTTAAACAAATTGCCAGAAAAATTTGACCCCCAAACACGGGTGTTAATTACCGATCCGATGTTGGCAACTGGAGGGTCAATTATGAAGGCAATGTCAGAATTGACACAGCGGGGCATTGATCCAAGTTTGACGCGAATTGTATGTGTAGTCGCGTCTCCGCCAGCATTACAAAAATTGAGTGCTGCATATCCTGGTTTAATAATTTACAGCGCTGCTATTGATGAGACAGTCAACAGCAAAGGTTATATTGTACCAGGATTGGGAGATGCAGGCGATCGCATCTTTGGGACTTAAGCTAGTATGCAGCTAGGGAAAGAAATAGCTTAAATACAGGTAAAGGTTGCAAGGTTTGTTTAAGGCGGTAAAGTTATGAGTCAACGCGATGGTTTTGCCAGTGGTTTTATAGCAGGAGCGTTTGTGGGTGG
Above is a window of Nostoc sp. UHCC 0702 DNA encoding:
- a CDS encoding ATP-binding cassette domain-containing protein, which encodes MSIITLQSVKKDFGIKEILKDASFSLDATDKVGLIGTNGSGKSTLLKMIAGLESIDSGQILFNSGAKIIYLPQQPELDENRTVLEQIFADSGDHMTLVREYEELSDKLAHYPDDNQLMSRLSVVMQRMDVTGAWELETNAKIILTKLGISDFNAIIGTLSGGYRKRIALATALLSEPDVLLMDEPTNHLDALSVEWLQSYLNRYRGALLLITHDRYFLDQVTNRIIEIDRGDIFTYTGNYSYYLEKKALAEESAISSQRKHQGVLRRELEWLKRGPKARSTKQKARIDRIHAMRETEFKQAQGKVDISTVGRRIGKKVIELNNISKAYNGRTLINNFTYEFSPEDRIGIIGGNGTGKSTLMDIITRRVQPDSGNVEIGATIHIGYFDQHSEELLTALDENQRVIDYIKEEGEFVKIADGTKITASQMLERFLFPGNQQYAPIHKLSGGEKRRLFLLRILISAPNVLILDEPTNDLDVQTLAVLEDYLEDFSGCVIAVSHDRYFLDRTVDSIFALEEGGNLRQYPGNYSVYLDYKKAEEEQQQAANNKEKAKNTAEQKAAPPTQDAENKKRRRLSNWEKREFEQLEGKIAQLEEEKAQAEKAITNVSPGNYTQVQKLYEQVEALKQAIDVATERWLELAEMES
- a CDS encoding pentapeptide repeat-containing protein: MINTSTENLRYTAIQFLEQNPAKRLQILQSLGMGRYDFLTKMRLNEANITCIMRFFKNPSQLKFPNLVGADLSGLILDEVNFIRGNLSDANLEGTSLVNADLLFGNFTRVNLINADLRGATLNETIWFDALVDQCQFSVNSGLTTLQCQDLQLRGAKFNSSEVDYYNT
- the purT gene encoding formate-dependent phosphoribosylglycinamide formyltransferase, whose product is MHNSIKLPQKLMLLGSGELGKEFVIAAQRLGNYVIAVDRYANAPAMQVADCYEVISMLNADDLEFVVTKHKPDFIIPEIEAIRTEKLLEFEQRGITVIPTAAATNYTMNRDRIRELAHQELGIRTAKYGYAVTLEELIAISDEIGFPNVVKPVMSSSGKGQSVVSNKSEVEKAWNYAIANSRGDSQKVIVEEFINFEIEITLLTIKQWNAPTIFCSPIGHRQERGDYQESWQPAAIAEDKILQSQEIAKKVTDALGGAGIFGVEFFITKDEVIFSELSPRPHDTGMVTLISQNLNEFELHLRAILGLPIPHIEQLGPSASAVILASEKSDAVAFTGVAEALSEKDVDIRLFGKPSAHPYRRMGVALAKGADVQQAREKAIKAASKIKISQ
- the crtH gene encoding carotene isomerase, which produces MQDIDVIVIGSGIGGLVTATQLAAKKAKVLVLERYLIPGGSAGYFERQGYRFDVGASMIFGLGQKGTTNLLTRALEAVNASQQTIVDPVQIHYHLPNGLDIKVDRIYDKFLQNLIAYFRHEEQGIRRFYDECFKVFNCLNSMDLLSLEEPRYLMRMFFQHPLACLGLLKYLPQNVGDVARRYIKDPELLKFIDMECYCWSVVPADMTPMINGGMVFSDRHYGGVNYPKGGVGQIAQKLVEGLEKAGGKIHYQARVTKIIVERRRAVGVQLANGQIYRGKRIVSNATRWDTFEKLLPVEKIPINERKWQQAYQKSPSFLSLHMGVKESVLPSGTECHHIILEDWQKMAAPTGTIFVSIPTLLDPDLAPVGHHIIHAFTPHSIDDWQGLSADEYEAKKEEVAWRIIDRLEKIFPSLDAGLDYLEVGTPRTHRRFLGREDGTYGPIPRRKLPGLLKMPFNRTAIPGLYCVGDSTFPGQGLNAVAFSGFACAHRIAVDLGLRGRWGR
- the upp gene encoding uracil phosphoribosyltransferase, with protein sequence MTAQLRIYVPPHPLIKHWLAVARDAATPSVLFRSAITELGRWLTYEAARDWLPTFEATVQSPLDSCPATLINPEIPVAVVPILRAGLGLLEGAQTLLPLASIYHLGLVRNEETLEASCYLNKLPEKFDPQTRVLITDPMLATGGSIMKAMSELTQRGIDPSLTRIVCVVASPPALQKLSAAYPGLIIYSAAIDETVNSKGYIVPGLGDAGDRIFGT